From a single Candidatus Methylomirabilis sp. genomic region:
- a CDS encoding energy transducer TonB, translating to MEEGSVRGRVKVRLLIRSDGAVAIVEVIVSSGDAALDEAARQGLLRWRFVPATRDGVPIDAYLLIWITFSE from the coding sequence GTGGAGGAAGGCTCTGTCCGCGGCCGGGTGAAGGTCCGGCTGTTGATCCGCAGCGACGGGGCTGTGGCCATCGTCGAAGTGATCGTCTCCTCGGGGGACGCCGCTCTGGATGAGGCGGCTCGCCAGGGCCTGCTCAGATGGCGGTTCGTCCCGGCGACGCGCGACGGGGTGCCGATCGACGCCTATCTCCTCATCTGGATTACCTTCAGTGAATGA